In Drosophila gunungcola strain Sukarami chromosome 2R unlocalized genomic scaffold, Dgunungcola_SK_2 000020F, whole genome shotgun sequence, a single window of DNA contains:
- the LOC128256432 gene encoding uncharacterized protein LOC128256432, which translates to MLLVGLKYALLLAVGGCILPNPILGGGTESDQEVPHRIYRLLDGLSGERTLSSSSTFALLLSQFLIKQKLRYEAPTRYERQLYYHLLHRMENIRTGSGGLVQEPGIQGEILSIAFQRNVLLLPHSLKLGELNANGDYEQLAEIYSNVVNEGQLNRTQSDLCLRDVVELKPPSCKLLPGQCLELLTSDAPAYGYQRTHQVLLLYVLQHQVCAPHLSPPQVYELLARSQCDEVEREQNAIRSLGLPVAYRDLYLEQATICGLFGYNEFVNWRNIMEIGSWLAGDTPKDKLADENDSQHISDLALVFFVNALLLLH; encoded by the exons ATGTTGCTCGTGGGCCTAAAATATGCTTTGCTACTGGCTGTTGGTGGATGTATCCTGCCGAATCCAATCCTTGGTGGTGGGACAGAAAGTGACCAGGAGGTGCCCCACCGCATCTACCGACTCCTCGACGGACTCTCAGGCGAACGGACCCTGAGTTCCAGCTCCACATTCGCCCTGCTCCTCTCCCAGTTCCTGATTAAAC AGAAACTGCGCTACGAGGCTCCCACGCGTTATGAACGGCAGCTCTACTACCATCTGCTGCACAGAATGGAGAACATCCGGACGGGATCCGGGGGATTGGTCCAGGAACCGGGTATCCAGGGGGAAA TCCTTAGCATTGCCTTTCAACGGaatgtgttgctgttgcctcaCTCGCTAAAATTGGGGGAACTGAATGCCAATGGGGACTACGAACAGCTGGCCGAAATCTATTCGAATGTCGTTAACGAGGGGCAGCTCAATAGGACGCAATCGG ATCTCTGCCTACGAGACGTTGTGGAGCTGAAGCCCCCGAGCTGTAAGCTACTCCCCGGACAGTGTTTGGAACTACTGACCAGTGATGCCCCGGCATATGGGTACCAGAGGACCCACCA GGTACTGCTGCTCTATGTGCTGCAGCACCAGGTGTGTGCCCCCCATCTCAGTCCTCCACAGGTGTACGAACTGCTGGCCCGGAGTCAGTGCGACGAGGTGGAACGCGAACAGAACGCCATCCGGAGCCTGGGGCTGCCAGTCGCCTATCGCGATCTGTATCTGGAGCAAG CCACCATCTGCGGGTTGTTTGGCTACAATGAGTTTGTCAACTGGCGCAACATAATGGAAATTGGCAGCTGGCTGGCGGGGGATACGCCGAAGGATAAATTGGCTGATGAAAACGATAGTCAGCACATAAGCGATTTGGCCTTGGTGTTCTTCGTAAATGCACTACTGCTGCTGCATTAA
- the LOC128256547 gene encoding FAS-associated factor 1 isoform X2, producing MSENKEDTLASFQNITGIDDVGEAFSHLEAADWNLVEALSRVMPHEDAPLANPIQQLPEQAARNPVESTNGFRPPGYEELPGTSNAAAAAGFFAAALQNQNHNLQQNPQQRFPTQLTSSINLDPASSQNNNQNVIAFNIHFNQQLYQIRLHSEATIEQLKRKIFDETSVPVCRQAIRGWPPSKASDAQQLGTRICNLDLAPENELILVDLTDDGFMDTEQDEVTQRVDKTFTIHIQFESDSPLTLSFPGRTKMQELKMNVYDIKSIPVRHQEWTGWPNGCDNETTLAQSGIELSHRFAVRSTAHAAQNNTNQHNNAFEVVTVDSESSADEFEDATDFNNAEYIFTDSPPAQPLNRHLIPNNTDDETSGSTQFVENYKSRYGDPHPEFFVGSLEAARQLACLRPAKERKLLAIYLHHGKSIVVNVFCDQLMKHESIIQTFKEKFVLYGWDMTYESNKDMFLSSLTACISSNASLTARNIKLDKLPAIMLVGKSRQLGSNCEVLSVIHGNIGLDDLLTRLIETCEMFEEQLQVEIRQEDERAARDQVKAEQDMAYQETLQADMAKDAAKRQKEASQLAERKRLETERAEEDARRESIRLVAQQSLPQEPSEQEAGTSKIRVRKPTGDFLERRFFTSNNLQDLLNFVTANGFLIEEYKLIRSWPRRDLTAIESSQTLETLKLYPQETVILEER from the exons ATGTCGGAGAACAAGGAAGACACCCTGGCCAGTTTTCAG AACATCACGGGCATTGACGATGTGGGCGAGGCCTTCTCCCACCTGGAGGCTGCCGACTGGAACCTAGTG GAGGCCCTGAGTCGAGTGATGCCGCACGAGGATGCCCCCTTGGCCAATCCCATCCAGCAGCTGCCAGAGCAGGCCGCCAGGAACCCCGTGGAGAGCACCAATGGCTTCCGACCGCCTGGCTATGAGGAGCTTCCCGGAACCTccaatgctgctgctgctgctggattCTTTGCCGCCGCCCTGCAAAACCAGAACCATAACCTCCAGCAGAACCCTCAGCAAAGATTCCCCA CCCAGCTGACGTCCAGCATCAACCTGGATCCCGCATCCAGCCAGAACAACAACCAGAACGTGATCGCCTTCAACATCCACTTCAACCAGCAGCTCTACCAGATCCGCTTGCATTCGGAGGCCACAATTG AACAACTCAAACGCAAGATCTTCGATGAAACTAGTGTGCCAGTGTGCCGACAGGCCATTCGTGGGTGGCCACCATCCAAGGCCAGCGATGCCCAGCAGCTAGGCACTCGTATTTGCAATCTGGATCTCGCCCCGGAGAACGAACTTATACTGGTGGATCTCACCGACGACGGTTTCATGGACACCGAACA GGATGAAGTGACGCAGCGGGTGGACAAGACATTCACCATTCACATACAGTTCGAGTCGGACAGCCCACTCACTCTTAGCTTTCCAGGACGAACCAAAATGCAGGAGCTGAAGATGAACGTGTACGACATCAAGAGCATACCAGTGCGTCACCAGGAGTGGACCGGCTGGCCCAATGGTTGTGACAATGAAACCACTCTGGCG CAATCTGGCATCGAGCTGTCGCACAGGTTTGCAGTTCGCAGTACAGCACATGCCGCGCAGAACAATACCAATCAGCACAACAACGCTTTCGAGGTGGTCACCGTGGACAGCGAGAGCTCGGCGGATGAGTTCGAGGATGCCACGGACTTCAACAATGCTGAGTACATATTCACAGACTCGCCGCCCGCCCAGCCACTCAACAGGCACTTAA TACCAAACAACACGGATGACGAGACGAGTGGTTCCACGCAGTTTGTCGAGAACTACAAGTCGCGGTATGGCGATCCGCACCCGGAGTTTTTCGTGGGCAGCCTGGAAGCAGCCAGGCAGCTGGCCTGCCTCAGACCCGCCAAAGAG CGCAAGCTGCTGGCCATTTACTTGCACCACGGCAAGAGCATTGTCGTCAACGTTTTCTGTGATCAACTGATGAAACACGAGAGCATTATCCAAACTTTCAAAGAGAAATTCGTCCTCTATGGCTGGGATATGACCTACGAGAGCAACAAGGACAT GTTTCTCTCCTCGCTGACGGCCTGCATCAGCAGCAATGCCTCGCTCACGGCCAGAAACATCAAGCTGGACAAGCTGCCAGCCATCATGCTGGTGGGAAAGAGCCGCCAGCTGGGCAGCAATTGTGAGGTTTTATCTGTGATTCATG GCAACATTGGTCTGGATGACTTGCTTACGAGGCTCATTGAAACCTGCGAGATGTtcgaggagcagctgcaggTGGAGATCCGACAGGAGGACGAGCGAGCAGCTCGTGATCAAGTGAAGGCAGAGCAGGACATGGCCTACCAGGAGACCTTGCAGGCCGACATGGCCAAGGATGCGGCCAAGAGGCAGAAGGAGGCCTCCCAGTTGGCCGAGCGCAAACGCTTGGAGACCGAAAGAGCCGAGGAAGATGCTAGACGCGAGTCCATTAGATTAGTT GCTCAACAATCCCTACCTCAGGAGCCGTCCGAACAGGAGGCGGGCACGTCTAAGATCCGAGTGCGCAAACCCACGGGCGATTTCCTGGAGCGCCGCTTTTTTACCAGCAACAACCTGCAG GATCTGCTCAACTTTGTGACCGCCAACGGATTTCTCATCGAGGAGTATAAACTCATCCGCAGCTGGCCACGTCGCGATCTCACGGCCATCGAGAGTAGCCAAACGCTGGAGACGCTCAAGCTGTATCCACAGGAAACGGTCATCCTGGAGGAGCGATGA
- the LOC128256547 gene encoding FAS-associated factor 1 isoform X1 translates to MSENKEDTLASFQNITGIDDVGEAFSHLEAADWNLVEALSRVMPHEDAPLANPIQQLPEQAARNPVESTNGFRPPGYEELPGTSNAAAAAGFFAAALQNQNHNLQQNPQQRFPTSQLLAQLTSSINLDPASSQNNNQNVIAFNIHFNQQLYQIRLHSEATIEQLKRKIFDETSVPVCRQAIRGWPPSKASDAQQLGTRICNLDLAPENELILVDLTDDGFMDTEQDEVTQRVDKTFTIHIQFESDSPLTLSFPGRTKMQELKMNVYDIKSIPVRHQEWTGWPNGCDNETTLAQSGIELSHRFAVRSTAHAAQNNTNQHNNAFEVVTVDSESSADEFEDATDFNNAEYIFTDSPPAQPLNRHLIPNNTDDETSGSTQFVENYKSRYGDPHPEFFVGSLEAARQLACLRPAKERKLLAIYLHHGKSIVVNVFCDQLMKHESIIQTFKEKFVLYGWDMTYESNKDMFLSSLTACISSNASLTARNIKLDKLPAIMLVGKSRQLGSNCEVLSVIHGNIGLDDLLTRLIETCEMFEEQLQVEIRQEDERAARDQVKAEQDMAYQETLQADMAKDAAKRQKEASQLAERKRLETERAEEDARRESIRLVAQQSLPQEPSEQEAGTSKIRVRKPTGDFLERRFFTSNNLQDLLNFVTANGFLIEEYKLIRSWPRRDLTAIESSQTLETLKLYPQETVILEER, encoded by the exons ATGTCGGAGAACAAGGAAGACACCCTGGCCAGTTTTCAG AACATCACGGGCATTGACGATGTGGGCGAGGCCTTCTCCCACCTGGAGGCTGCCGACTGGAACCTAGTG GAGGCCCTGAGTCGAGTGATGCCGCACGAGGATGCCCCCTTGGCCAATCCCATCCAGCAGCTGCCAGAGCAGGCCGCCAGGAACCCCGTGGAGAGCACCAATGGCTTCCGACCGCCTGGCTATGAGGAGCTTCCCGGAACCTccaatgctgctgctgctgctggattCTTTGCCGCCGCCCTGCAAAACCAGAACCATAACCTCCAGCAGAACCCTCAGCAAAGATTCCCCA CGTCACAATTGCTAGCCCAGCTGACGTCCAGCATCAACCTGGATCCCGCATCCAGCCAGAACAACAACCAGAACGTGATCGCCTTCAACATCCACTTCAACCAGCAGCTCTACCAGATCCGCTTGCATTCGGAGGCCACAATTG AACAACTCAAACGCAAGATCTTCGATGAAACTAGTGTGCCAGTGTGCCGACAGGCCATTCGTGGGTGGCCACCATCCAAGGCCAGCGATGCCCAGCAGCTAGGCACTCGTATTTGCAATCTGGATCTCGCCCCGGAGAACGAACTTATACTGGTGGATCTCACCGACGACGGTTTCATGGACACCGAACA GGATGAAGTGACGCAGCGGGTGGACAAGACATTCACCATTCACATACAGTTCGAGTCGGACAGCCCACTCACTCTTAGCTTTCCAGGACGAACCAAAATGCAGGAGCTGAAGATGAACGTGTACGACATCAAGAGCATACCAGTGCGTCACCAGGAGTGGACCGGCTGGCCCAATGGTTGTGACAATGAAACCACTCTGGCG CAATCTGGCATCGAGCTGTCGCACAGGTTTGCAGTTCGCAGTACAGCACATGCCGCGCAGAACAATACCAATCAGCACAACAACGCTTTCGAGGTGGTCACCGTGGACAGCGAGAGCTCGGCGGATGAGTTCGAGGATGCCACGGACTTCAACAATGCTGAGTACATATTCACAGACTCGCCGCCCGCCCAGCCACTCAACAGGCACTTAA TACCAAACAACACGGATGACGAGACGAGTGGTTCCACGCAGTTTGTCGAGAACTACAAGTCGCGGTATGGCGATCCGCACCCGGAGTTTTTCGTGGGCAGCCTGGAAGCAGCCAGGCAGCTGGCCTGCCTCAGACCCGCCAAAGAG CGCAAGCTGCTGGCCATTTACTTGCACCACGGCAAGAGCATTGTCGTCAACGTTTTCTGTGATCAACTGATGAAACACGAGAGCATTATCCAAACTTTCAAAGAGAAATTCGTCCTCTATGGCTGGGATATGACCTACGAGAGCAACAAGGACAT GTTTCTCTCCTCGCTGACGGCCTGCATCAGCAGCAATGCCTCGCTCACGGCCAGAAACATCAAGCTGGACAAGCTGCCAGCCATCATGCTGGTGGGAAAGAGCCGCCAGCTGGGCAGCAATTGTGAGGTTTTATCTGTGATTCATG GCAACATTGGTCTGGATGACTTGCTTACGAGGCTCATTGAAACCTGCGAGATGTtcgaggagcagctgcaggTGGAGATCCGACAGGAGGACGAGCGAGCAGCTCGTGATCAAGTGAAGGCAGAGCAGGACATGGCCTACCAGGAGACCTTGCAGGCCGACATGGCCAAGGATGCGGCCAAGAGGCAGAAGGAGGCCTCCCAGTTGGCCGAGCGCAAACGCTTGGAGACCGAAAGAGCCGAGGAAGATGCTAGACGCGAGTCCATTAGATTAGTT GCTCAACAATCCCTACCTCAGGAGCCGTCCGAACAGGAGGCGGGCACGTCTAAGATCCGAGTGCGCAAACCCACGGGCGATTTCCTGGAGCGCCGCTTTTTTACCAGCAACAACCTGCAG GATCTGCTCAACTTTGTGACCGCCAACGGATTTCTCATCGAGGAGTATAAACTCATCCGCAGCTGGCCACGTCGCGATCTCACGGCCATCGAGAGTAGCCAAACGCTGGAGACGCTCAAGCTGTATCCACAGGAAACGGTCATCCTGGAGGAGCGATGA
- the LOC128256547 gene encoding FAS-associated factor 1 isoform X3 yields the protein MRSFPEPPMLLLLLDSLPPPCKTRTITSSRTLSKDSPLTSSINLDPASSQNNNQNVIAFNIHFNQQLYQIRLHSEATIEQLKRKIFDETSVPVCRQAIRGWPPSKASDAQQLGTRICNLDLAPENELILVDLTDDGFMDTEQDEVTQRVDKTFTIHIQFESDSPLTLSFPGRTKMQELKMNVYDIKSIPVRHQEWTGWPNGCDNETTLAQSGIELSHRFAVRSTAHAAQNNTNQHNNAFEVVTVDSESSADEFEDATDFNNAEYIFTDSPPAQPLNRHLIPNNTDDETSGSTQFVENYKSRYGDPHPEFFVGSLEAARQLACLRPAKERKLLAIYLHHGKSIVVNVFCDQLMKHESIIQTFKEKFVLYGWDMTYESNKDMFLSSLTACISSNASLTARNIKLDKLPAIMLVGKSRQLGSNCEVLSVIHGNIGLDDLLTRLIETCEMFEEQLQVEIRQEDERAARDQVKAEQDMAYQETLQADMAKDAAKRQKEASQLAERKRLETERAEEDARRESIRLVAQQSLPQEPSEQEAGTSKIRVRKPTGDFLERRFFTSNNLQDLLNFVTANGFLIEEYKLIRSWPRRDLTAIESSQTLETLKLYPQETVILEER from the exons ATGAGGAGCTTCCCGGAACCTccaatgctgctgctgctgctggattCTTTGCCGCCGCCCTGCAAAACCAGAACCATAACCTCCAGCAGAACCCTCAGCAAAGATTCCCCA CTGACGTCCAGCATCAACCTGGATCCCGCATCCAGCCAGAACAACAACCAGAACGTGATCGCCTTCAACATCCACTTCAACCAGCAGCTCTACCAGATCCGCTTGCATTCGGAGGCCACAATTG AACAACTCAAACGCAAGATCTTCGATGAAACTAGTGTGCCAGTGTGCCGACAGGCCATTCGTGGGTGGCCACCATCCAAGGCCAGCGATGCCCAGCAGCTAGGCACTCGTATTTGCAATCTGGATCTCGCCCCGGAGAACGAACTTATACTGGTGGATCTCACCGACGACGGTTTCATGGACACCGAACA GGATGAAGTGACGCAGCGGGTGGACAAGACATTCACCATTCACATACAGTTCGAGTCGGACAGCCCACTCACTCTTAGCTTTCCAGGACGAACCAAAATGCAGGAGCTGAAGATGAACGTGTACGACATCAAGAGCATACCAGTGCGTCACCAGGAGTGGACCGGCTGGCCCAATGGTTGTGACAATGAAACCACTCTGGCG CAATCTGGCATCGAGCTGTCGCACAGGTTTGCAGTTCGCAGTACAGCACATGCCGCGCAGAACAATACCAATCAGCACAACAACGCTTTCGAGGTGGTCACCGTGGACAGCGAGAGCTCGGCGGATGAGTTCGAGGATGCCACGGACTTCAACAATGCTGAGTACATATTCACAGACTCGCCGCCCGCCCAGCCACTCAACAGGCACTTAA TACCAAACAACACGGATGACGAGACGAGTGGTTCCACGCAGTTTGTCGAGAACTACAAGTCGCGGTATGGCGATCCGCACCCGGAGTTTTTCGTGGGCAGCCTGGAAGCAGCCAGGCAGCTGGCCTGCCTCAGACCCGCCAAAGAG CGCAAGCTGCTGGCCATTTACTTGCACCACGGCAAGAGCATTGTCGTCAACGTTTTCTGTGATCAACTGATGAAACACGAGAGCATTATCCAAACTTTCAAAGAGAAATTCGTCCTCTATGGCTGGGATATGACCTACGAGAGCAACAAGGACAT GTTTCTCTCCTCGCTGACGGCCTGCATCAGCAGCAATGCCTCGCTCACGGCCAGAAACATCAAGCTGGACAAGCTGCCAGCCATCATGCTGGTGGGAAAGAGCCGCCAGCTGGGCAGCAATTGTGAGGTTTTATCTGTGATTCATG GCAACATTGGTCTGGATGACTTGCTTACGAGGCTCATTGAAACCTGCGAGATGTtcgaggagcagctgcaggTGGAGATCCGACAGGAGGACGAGCGAGCAGCTCGTGATCAAGTGAAGGCAGAGCAGGACATGGCCTACCAGGAGACCTTGCAGGCCGACATGGCCAAGGATGCGGCCAAGAGGCAGAAGGAGGCCTCCCAGTTGGCCGAGCGCAAACGCTTGGAGACCGAAAGAGCCGAGGAAGATGCTAGACGCGAGTCCATTAGATTAGTT GCTCAACAATCCCTACCTCAGGAGCCGTCCGAACAGGAGGCGGGCACGTCTAAGATCCGAGTGCGCAAACCCACGGGCGATTTCCTGGAGCGCCGCTTTTTTACCAGCAACAACCTGCAG GATCTGCTCAACTTTGTGACCGCCAACGGATTTCTCATCGAGGAGTATAAACTCATCCGCAGCTGGCCACGTCGCGATCTCACGGCCATCGAGAGTAGCCAAACGCTGGAGACGCTCAAGCTGTATCCACAGGAAACGGTCATCCTGGAGGAGCGATGA
- the LOC128256549 gene encoding putative ferric-chelate reductase 1 homolog isoform X1 produces the protein MMRSWSWLALALALLAVSTWPDLGQSLPQGAPETVCDTMLPFHSGGSVLPQNSVSPFSVETSSSTLGQGQTLRVDLTGVPAGLSFGGYMIQARNRNPPHQIVGQFGPARDGTIKLMNCENSVNNSATHSNAGPKQQVLLEWQSPVDFLGEVVFNATIAQSYNEFWVGVPSKPVQIVRRDASGPPLPTLGPNPALGTTRAPYVPPGYVAPSNVAAATADPIYNGCGQSKNCFGFPDGCVASKTCTSITVVTVRGDVFEFEIQSGKGTNAAYVAVGLSDDAKMGDDLTTECVPENGRVNLYSSLTSASPYAAVRSKVNQNSARLLDASIVDGVIYCRVQRDAVTSVQGRNFDLRNGKYHLLVASGSSLKENSVGYHDIGRLPSAQAINLAEVQDLGGSSRLLVQLHGAFMIAAWIGTTSLGIIFARYFKQTWVGSQSCGKDQWFAWHRLLMVTTWSLTVAAYVLIWVELKRAVWHAHSIIGLITVILCFLQPIGALFRPGPNDKKRPYFNWGHWLGGNLAHILGIVTIFFSVKLPKAELPEWMDWILVSFVVVHVLVHLIFSIGLCLNHWQVTGMASERHLSQRANTFQMGDISHHQQHGMRNGMSMERKMDAPYGAMRKGLLGVYSVVLVLFVVVLILLVVLAPIEQFLGKS, from the exons ATGATGCGGAGTTGGAGTTGGCTGGCGCTGGCCCTGGCGCTGCTGGCTGTGTCCACCTGGCCGGATTTGGGACAGAGTCTGCCACAAGGTGCCCCGGAGACCGTGTGCGACACCATGCTGCCGTTCCACTCCGGCGGCAGTGTGCTGCCCCAGAACAGCGTTTCCCCATTCAGCGTGGagacctcctcctccacccTGGGCCAGGGTCAAACGCTTCGCGTGGACCTCACCGGAGTGCCGGCGGGACTGAGCTTTGGCGGCTACATGATCCAGGCGCGCAATCGCAATCCACCGCACCAGATCGTCGGACAGTTCGGACCAGCCCGCGACGGCACCATCAAGCTGATGAACTGCGAGAACTCCGTGAACAACTCGGCCACGCACAGCAATGCCGGACCCAAGCAGCAGGTGCTCCTGGAATGGCAGTCCCCGGTGGACTTCCTCGGTGAGGTGGTCTTCAA TGCCACAATTGCCCAGAGCTACAATGAATTCTGGGTGGGCGTGCCCTCTAAGCCCGTTCAGATAGTCCGTCGAGATGCTTCGGGGCCTCCACTGCCCACTCTGGGTCCCAATCCCGCTCTGGGCACCACCCGTGCTCCCTATGTGCCGCCCGGCTATGTGGCACCCAGCAACGTGGCTGCAGCCACCGCCGATCCCATCTACAATGGCTGCGGGCAGAGCAAGAACTGCTTTGGATTTCCCGATGGTTGCGTGGCCTCCAAGACCTGCACCTCCATCACTGTGGTCACTGTACGAGGGGATGTCTTCGAGTTCGAGATTCAGTCCGGCAAGG GAACCAATGCCGCCTATGTGGCTGTGGGTCTTTCCGATGACGCCAAGATGGGTGACGATCTGACCACCGAGTGCGTACCCGAGAACGGAAGGGTCAACCTGTACTCCTCCTTGACTTCAGCCTCTCCCTATGCGGCTGTCAGAAGCAAAGTG AATCAAAACTCCGCCCGTCTGCTGGACGCCTCCATTGTGGACGGCGTGATCTACTGCCGGGTTCAAAGGGACGCGGTGACCAGTGTCCAGGGGCGAAACTTTGACCTGCGCAATGGCAAGTACCACCTTTTGGTGGCCTCCGGCAGCAGCCTGAAGGAGAACAGCGTGGGCTACCACGACATTGGCCGTTTGCCCTCGGCACAGGCCATCAATCTGGCGGAGGTGCAGGACTTGGGCGGATCCAGCAGGCTGCTGGTGCAGCTCCACGGAGCCTTCATGATCGCCGCCTGGATTGGTACCACCTCGCTGGGCATCATCTTCGCGCGGTACTTCAAGCAGACGTGGGTGGGCAGCCAGAGCTGTGGCAAGGACCAGTGGTTCGCCTGGCATCGCCTCCTCATGGTCACCACCTGGTCGCTCACGGTGGCCGCCTATGTGCTCATCTGGGTGGAGTTGAAGCGGGCAGTGTGGCATGCCCACTCGATCATCGGCCTGATCACGGTGATCCTGTGCTTCCTGCAGCCCATTGGTGCTCTGTTCCGACCGGGACCGAATGACAAGAAGCGGCCGTACTTCAACTGGGGTCACTGGCTGGGCGGAAACCTGGCCCACATCCTGGGAA TTGTGACCATTTTCTTCTCCGTAAAACTGCCCAAGGCCGAGCTGCCCGAGTGGATGGACTGGATCCTGGTCAGCTTCGTGGTGGTGCACGTGCTGGTCCATCTGATATTCTCC ATCGGCTTGTGTTTGAATCATTGGCAGGTCACGGGCATGGCCTCCGAGCGGCATCTCAGCCAGCGGGCCAACACCTTCCAGATGGGCGACATCTCGCATCACCAGCAGCACGGCATGCGGAATGGCATGAGCATGGAACGGAAAATGGATGCACCG TATGGTGCCATGCGCAAGGGATTGCTGGGAGTGTACAGCGTGGTGCTGGTTCTCTTCGTCGTGGTGCTGATCCTGCTGGTCGTGCTGGCACCCATCGAACAATTCCTGGGCAAGTCCTAG
- the LOC128256549 gene encoding putative ferric-chelate reductase 1 homolog isoform X2: protein MMRSWSWLALALALLAVSTWPDLGQSLPQGAPETVCDTMLPFHSGGSVLPQNSVSPFSVETSSSTLGQGQTLRVDLTGVPAGLSFGGYMIQARNRNPPHQIVGQFGPARDGTIKLMNCENSVNNSATHSNAGPKQQVLLEWQSPVDFLGEVVFNATIAQSYNEFWVGVPSKPVQIVRRDASGPPLPTLGPNPALGTTRAPYVPPGYVAPSNVAAATADPIYNGCGQSKNCFGFPDGCVASKTCTSITVVTVRGDVFEFEIQSGKGTNAAYVAVGLSDDAKMGDDLTTECVPENGRVNLYSSLTSASPYAAVRSKVNQNSARLLDASIVDGVIYCRVQRDAVTSVQGRNFDLRNGKYHLLVASGSSLKENSVGYHDIGRLPSAQAINLAEVQDLGGSSRLLVQLHGAFMIAAWIGTTSLGIIFARYFKQTWVGSQSCGKDQWFAWHRLLMVTTWSLTVAAYVLIWVELKRAVWHAHSIIGLITVILCFLQPIGALFRPGPNDKKRPYFNWGHWLGGNLAHILGIVTIFFSVKLPKAELPEWMDWILVSFVVVHVLVHLIFSVTGMASERHLSQRANTFQMGDISHHQQHGMRNGMSMERKMDAPYGAMRKGLLGVYSVVLVLFVVVLILLVVLAPIEQFLGKS, encoded by the exons ATGATGCGGAGTTGGAGTTGGCTGGCGCTGGCCCTGGCGCTGCTGGCTGTGTCCACCTGGCCGGATTTGGGACAGAGTCTGCCACAAGGTGCCCCGGAGACCGTGTGCGACACCATGCTGCCGTTCCACTCCGGCGGCAGTGTGCTGCCCCAGAACAGCGTTTCCCCATTCAGCGTGGagacctcctcctccacccTGGGCCAGGGTCAAACGCTTCGCGTGGACCTCACCGGAGTGCCGGCGGGACTGAGCTTTGGCGGCTACATGATCCAGGCGCGCAATCGCAATCCACCGCACCAGATCGTCGGACAGTTCGGACCAGCCCGCGACGGCACCATCAAGCTGATGAACTGCGAGAACTCCGTGAACAACTCGGCCACGCACAGCAATGCCGGACCCAAGCAGCAGGTGCTCCTGGAATGGCAGTCCCCGGTGGACTTCCTCGGTGAGGTGGTCTTCAA TGCCACAATTGCCCAGAGCTACAATGAATTCTGGGTGGGCGTGCCCTCTAAGCCCGTTCAGATAGTCCGTCGAGATGCTTCGGGGCCTCCACTGCCCACTCTGGGTCCCAATCCCGCTCTGGGCACCACCCGTGCTCCCTATGTGCCGCCCGGCTATGTGGCACCCAGCAACGTGGCTGCAGCCACCGCCGATCCCATCTACAATGGCTGCGGGCAGAGCAAGAACTGCTTTGGATTTCCCGATGGTTGCGTGGCCTCCAAGACCTGCACCTCCATCACTGTGGTCACTGTACGAGGGGATGTCTTCGAGTTCGAGATTCAGTCCGGCAAGG GAACCAATGCCGCCTATGTGGCTGTGGGTCTTTCCGATGACGCCAAGATGGGTGACGATCTGACCACCGAGTGCGTACCCGAGAACGGAAGGGTCAACCTGTACTCCTCCTTGACTTCAGCCTCTCCCTATGCGGCTGTCAGAAGCAAAGTG AATCAAAACTCCGCCCGTCTGCTGGACGCCTCCATTGTGGACGGCGTGATCTACTGCCGGGTTCAAAGGGACGCGGTGACCAGTGTCCAGGGGCGAAACTTTGACCTGCGCAATGGCAAGTACCACCTTTTGGTGGCCTCCGGCAGCAGCCTGAAGGAGAACAGCGTGGGCTACCACGACATTGGCCGTTTGCCCTCGGCACAGGCCATCAATCTGGCGGAGGTGCAGGACTTGGGCGGATCCAGCAGGCTGCTGGTGCAGCTCCACGGAGCCTTCATGATCGCCGCCTGGATTGGTACCACCTCGCTGGGCATCATCTTCGCGCGGTACTTCAAGCAGACGTGGGTGGGCAGCCAGAGCTGTGGCAAGGACCAGTGGTTCGCCTGGCATCGCCTCCTCATGGTCACCACCTGGTCGCTCACGGTGGCCGCCTATGTGCTCATCTGGGTGGAGTTGAAGCGGGCAGTGTGGCATGCCCACTCGATCATCGGCCTGATCACGGTGATCCTGTGCTTCCTGCAGCCCATTGGTGCTCTGTTCCGACCGGGACCGAATGACAAGAAGCGGCCGTACTTCAACTGGGGTCACTGGCTGGGCGGAAACCTGGCCCACATCCTGGGAA TTGTGACCATTTTCTTCTCCGTAAAACTGCCCAAGGCCGAGCTGCCCGAGTGGATGGACTGGATCCTGGTCAGCTTCGTGGTGGTGCACGTGCTGGTCCATCTGATATTCTCC GTCACGGGCATGGCCTCCGAGCGGCATCTCAGCCAGCGGGCCAACACCTTCCAGATGGGCGACATCTCGCATCACCAGCAGCACGGCATGCGGAATGGCATGAGCATGGAACGGAAAATGGATGCACCG TATGGTGCCATGCGCAAGGGATTGCTGGGAGTGTACAGCGTGGTGCTGGTTCTCTTCGTCGTGGTGCTGATCCTGCTGGTCGTGCTGGCACCCATCGAACAATTCCTGGGCAAGTCCTAG